The Papaver somniferum cultivar HN1 chromosome 6, ASM357369v1, whole genome shotgun sequence genome segment cttgtttcattcttgtttgtttcttccatcttttgtattctttcagggcatacagaggagaagtgtcctggtttatcacatctgtaacaaataatgtttgatctatccttcttttctttccctttgttttgatcattctgacttgttgttctatcttgtgagttaaaccttcctccccttcctcggcctctgtttcctctaccacctcttccacaacctcttcctcttgtcgcagagttttgttggtaagagtttgtgtacaagagttttccttgagtttcttcttgttttcttcatcaaggattctttcttcatatgctttcaatcttccaattatatcttcatagctagtcttctttaaatctaagacttgttcgagagaagctatgatatgaatatacttggatcttggtaaactattgagaaacttctttaccagttcatcttcatcaatggattgtccaagtgacgcagcttttgaggctatctctgatagctttcctgcaaagctatcaatagtatcagtgtctttcatcttcaccctttcaaattcagacattaaggtttgcagacgggcttctttaactcgatcagctccgagattacgtgcctttattgcatcccaaattttctttgaagtttcctgttcaccaacttgtagaacaagacattctggtattgcttgaaagagtaatccaatggcaacattgtttttgtctgggtccaatgtaccaggattaattgtttcccaaactttgtagattttcatcagtaccttcattctcatggcccatattgtgtagtttgtggcgttgaggattggaacttgtattgatggtggcgtgaactgttttacacccacaatggtggtttcgtattccatggctcagaaacaagctctgataccaattaatggcaactgcaagatgaaatttagcttatataaagacaactctctttattgatgtttagaaaatctctcaaaactaaacacaagctctaatcttgctcatatgatcaaccacaactttggtgatcatatatatatagaactatgaattccttttcctagtcctattaccttattacatgtctttcctttccttagaactagatgacttctaatttccttaggattacatcaatttcctaatcttgtcctaaccagcttgttagtgacttctatgttgaagttaatccaacagaaAAAATGCGAAAGCATTCTTTTCTAAATGAAGTATCTGTATTATCAAACAGCAATTACCAAATATAAGTAGAACTTGTTTTTTTGTTACTGTCAAGAGATTGAAAACCGCGAATTGTTATAACATCATTTTGTAGCCATATGCATGCAGCCAAATTTATGCCTTACATAATTTTCTTTGCTTGACTCACCAACTGCATATGTGAGTAAACCATTTCCATCTTAGACTGGCTCGAAACTAGAATAGAAGTATTGAGACAGGCGCAAGGAAATGTACAAGGGTCATATATTGTTTGAGTATTAACTTTGTTTCCAGGAATGTTTAAGGAATTTATCAACAGAAAAATATGACAGACTGTTATTTTAACAACTATTAAACCGTTCTTGGCATGCATTTGTGTTAACAAGCACTCTTCGTCAAGCGCTTtaagaagtccaaacatcccagtAAATGGTAGGCTAAAATAAAAATAGTAGGTTGCACTAGTAAATTAACAGTCTCAAGAAAGGTAAAGTCAAAACTAAAATAGCAAATTGATTTCATTCATCATAAGTAGAAATACATCAAATGATTTCATCCGAACCACCCAAGAACAAACTGCAAAGCACAAACCATAATGAAACCccatcaaacacaaaataataggAGAACAGCACCAACACAAAACAAACCATCAAGAACCCACAAACCAACTAGATGTTTTCACCCCTTAATCTTAGCAATTGGCACAAGTGTTCTCCATATTGGAAATAAACATAAGCATCAATGGCAGCGTATTTGATTTGTTCAATACCGAGGATGTTTCTGCTCCAGTCTGAGCGAGCCACATTTACCGGTTTCCCAACAGGAAGTTCAAACAATTTATGCATCGTGGAAGCGAATTCAGCACCACAATTTAGCTGGGTAACCTTAGGCCTACCAAAAAATCTGTTAGAAAGTGCACCCAACTCATTACCTGCCCAGCACTTAAAACCATAGTCACGATCCAGCTTCGCAATATCCTGTGTGATACCAACACCAACAAAAGTGATTGATCTATCCGAAAGCAAGTTTCTTAAAGAGTTCGGGATCAAATCCAAGTGGAGTAGCTGAATGATGATACAACGACTTTCATGACATAATTGAAGAGTTGCAACCTTGCTGTCGGGTGAAGCTGAATTCCATTTGATGTCAAGACTAATAACACGCTTCGAACGAAACTCCTTAAAGACAGAATCGATAAGCGATGAAGAATTCGTTAAAGTTGTTACTATATTTTAACCAAGGAGCTGGACAGTATAGTTCCTGTTAGCCATATTGGGTGGGGTTGATCAGTGACTAATATATGAATGTCAAGTTCTGAGATAATTGCTGCTGGCTGTATTAATATACTCtcccgtcccactattagatgacctagttattttttaattttgtccaattaatagttgattttatataattcgatactcatgtttatatgcgttacgtaggtgttttaaaatgtttttcaatgatataaaatttacgaatatcCGTGGTGTagattgagagataaatcatttctaaattgtgctactaggtcaactaatagtgggacggaggtatATATATAGATGCGAAGGCTTAGAATTTCTTCGACTTCACAATCGAAATTTGAGAATCCAATTACTTCCTCTCTAGTCTCTACTCTTTAGTCAACATTCTGCTGCTGCAACCAAGAGTGAATGTTTCATTTCCAATGTTCTCCATTAATTGTCATTTTGAATTAGTGATCGTTTGCGCTTGACTAAATACATCGGAAGGAGATTTATCGTTACAATCGAAGTAAAAGGATTCAAGAATTCCAATCCCTTACTCGATATACTCCAAAATTGAAATCCTAAAACAGAAAAAAAACATACTGCATGGTACATGCATAACACTAGTTTCAACTAAAGACATGAAAGTAAAACTAAACTAATAATCAAAGCAACACATTGCAATAACACATACTGCATTTGAATTGAAACATCAATCAAGCAACCTCCATCCCAGCACAAGCTTCTCTTAATTCCTCGACTCGATTCATTTCGGGTCTAACAGCACCGTTGGTATCGGGATCGTTGATTATTGGGAACTTAATTTCCCTTATTGGTGCAGTAAGTACTTCGTCATTTTCTTCTGCATTATGGAAACCTTCTCTTTCTTCCACCTGAGGTCTTACCTcttcttccatgaactcatgatgAGCAGGAGATACATTTCCTCCTGCGATTTCTTTTGGTGCAAATATGTTTGAATCTTCATTCATTGGTTCAACGGAAACATTCTGATGGTGCTCGTTCTTGATATCTCTCATAATCGGCTTATTTTCTTGATCAGTGGAGTCTCCGGTCACCTCATGGTTGATATTCATAGTTGCCGATGCTACCATTACTTGCAATATCCGGATTAACCCCGCTTTGCTAATATTCCAAAACGTAATGTTTGGCAATGGGTTCCATTTAGGCTCATAAGGTGGCATGGACTGGTATTTCCCCGAGACAACAACTCCATACGCTTCTATGGCTTCAACGATGTCAGAAAATGCAAAAATAGTTGGAGACGCCCGTGAATCAATACCATAGTTAGTATCCTCCTCACTGTAGTTGGTGTTTAGAAAAGTAAAATGGTTTGGGCTGTAAAAGAGTTCTATGTGCTCATTAGGATGAATGCCACCAACAAGAATTCCTTTGCTTATCATCTTTGTGATTGCTGACATTCTCACTACTTTGAGTGATCTCTGCCTATTACTTGTTTCCAAATTCACCATGCAGTAACTAGTCATGAGATGAGACTTGTAATCTGTTATCGCACCGAGTTGAGTCAGAAATGGTTGAGTTATGTTGTCTATCTTGTATTGAGACGTTGCCCAAAAATTggcatcatcttcttcttgcAATGTGTACTGCATGCCTAACAAAAGCACAAGGAAATGAGgtcaatgcaaaaaaaaaaaatgataccaTGCATGGAGCCTGGATAAAATAAACAGCAGAAAGATTCTTACCTGCAGTAGCTTCTCTTCCTGGTGAATGGTCTTCATAATGTCCAAACCTCACCAGAAGCTTCACAAAAGCCTCTAAATCCTTTTGACAACCATCATCTGTAAACTGGAGTCCATAAAGCAAGCCTGGCATTGCAAATGCAAAGCTTCGGAGCCCAACTCGGATGACTGGGGTATCTTTGGTTATTGGCCATTGCAAATCATCCACCATACAAATGGTTAGAGTAATCCTGCTTTGGGTTTGTATGATAACATGGAATGAGAAATCTCCTCGTCTCACAATGCTAACTGTTTGATTCATATCGTGGCCATGACAACCGCCTCCAGACATTGACCATAAGGCGGAGCTTTTAATTCGAAGGACTTTGATGTCGGCTCCAAATGGATACTCCATTGTGCTTTCCATCTTTGGTTGTGACTCGTTAGATGATGATTCAGCATCCATTAGTATAAATCTCTgcactacaaggaaagaaaaacatgaGTGCATGTAAGTTAAAGTTTTTCGATAGAAGTAGTAAAAAGCATGAAAACTGAAATGTACTGTAAATGCAGAGAAACTAATGATGTTCTTTGATGGTCTCTACATAGAACAACCTTGACAGCATTGTATATATCTACGATTTTAAAATTAAGAATTATACAGATTCTTACCGAAAACAGCAAGCTCAATGAGAACTAGGCTAGAGATCTGGAGAAAAAAGGGGTGATGCAATGGTTTGAAGAGTACAAGGTGAAGGAATGGTGGTATTGGATAGATGAAAAGTAACTGAATATATAGAGATGATGAGTTGCAGTGCAACCGTTGAGGTATAGCATTGTGTTATGCATGCAATGAGTAGTCAGTGAGAAATTAATGGTGTAATTAGCAAGTGTTAGAAGTTTGTTTCCCAGCCATGACAAATGCCCAAATACATACAAAAATCTCATCAGTGAAAAACCAGTTTAATGGAAACGTATATATGGAGTGACAGAGAGACGTCAGAGATAGATAGTCGGCCTTAACTGGTTGTATAAGCGCGGCTAGCATGCAAATAGAGTGGCAGTACGCGTgagtagagagagagagatatagaacAAAAAGGTTCACCTGAATATTCTGGTGCCAATTTTGCAATCTTGTTACTTGCCATCCATAGACGGGCACGATACCGATCCGAACGACGCGTTGCATGCGGTATCTGCGTAGCGCCAGTAAACCTCCCGCACCATGATTAGCAGGATTATCCGAATGCCAGAGCAATTCGGACACGTTAACGGTTCGAATTCGTCCATAAAAAGTTCTTAACTGGAAACTGTCTAGGTGTTGTTATTTATTAGCGACTTTCCaatggaaaaagaaagaaatccggCCACCATTTTAGAAGTTTCGGACATGCCCGAAATACAACTGTATCATCGTCCAATAACTTTACCACTATACTAGGATGACAATTTGTTATAGAAAGCAGAAAACTCAGTGCCGGTGGGGGAATACTCCTGCACTTTGGCAAATGCATTAGGGCCTTGGGGTTTGATAATAGGTGCCTTCCAAGAAGCTTCCCGGTTCTCACACATTCTTACAAAGTTTTGGTAAATAATAACCGTTTTTCAGTAGATGTTATTTTGGAAGTATTATTAACAAACCCAAACTGGTAACTGGTAAGTTTCTGACAAGAATATAACAAGTTTCATTCTTTCATCGGTTTGACATTTCATTGGATGATGCAGTCTGAAAATGCTGCATGAGTGGCAATTGCCTGCATGCACATGCATttaagaacaagaagaaaaattgggAATTTATTCTTAGCATGCATATTGTAGTGTCCAACTTTCCATTTCAATCCAATGTGGCATATCTATCTATCAATAGCGCCATGCCACCAACTACACGGTTTCGACTTAAAGTTTTTTTTCAAAAGCTAATGTCAACACTATACCCATGGTCAGATAGTACTAAAACGTGTGTTGACAAAAATATCTTACTCAAATACGTGGGTAATTAACAACATAATATTTTAGGAAAGTAGATTATTGAAAAGTTTGGAGATATTTGTTGAAGGCCATTAATTAACCAGAGATTCTTATCTCTAAATGATATAAAGGCTATGGAATCTTATTAGAtttgcaagaagagaaagatttcGATGAGCACTAGaacgagaaaaaaagaaaagcaaaaggaaaTCACGAAAGACTAGTATAATATTGTAGTCGGAATATCTACAGCAACATTGCTAAATTGCTAATGATAATTGAAAATGTTAGAACACGTTAAAATAATGGTAGTACGGGCAAAgcgatttctgatttggggattagTACGAACCCACTATGGTGCAATATCAAATCTATCTTTTAACTTTGGACATCCCAAAAACATATATGCACTTTCGGATCCTAAATTATCATAGTTTAATGCAGAAAACACTTtactaactaacacactaatgaaaatagaaaaaggaaaagagaaggagatgtCAAATCCAACAACAACAAGCATTAGACAAGGTGATAAATCTTTAAAGATATGGTTTGAGTTCTTCTTATCTCTTCCCAGTGCTTGGCAGAGTGTTTTTCTCTACAGGAATGATTAATCAAAATGGCGTTTTATTTCTCCGCAATTAGAGGTATCACCGTAGTGGAAGTCCACCCACCAAACATTTAGAGTTTAGACGCCTTATTTCACCTTTGACAAGTTGAAAGTTTCTGTCCAATACAGTGATAGCATTTTTCTTCACCGTACTCGTGATCAGTGAAAGCCTTATTGATGTTTTGGGGAGATGCTAGCTTACACAATTTTAGGTAGTATTTTCAGTTAGAAATGGCGTAGAAATGAATTAATTAACCAAGCAGTACCAAACCGAAGAAGATTCTTCGAACAATCCTGTTATAGGGCAAAATTTTAAGTTAGCTCTCCCTGCGAATGCTCGAACGCCTTAAGGAATTAAACGCTATTGAGCCTTTCATTTTAACGCCGTACAACAGAACTGTACCTCAAAGTGTACCAACTCAACTACCAAGTTAGTTGAATATTACACTATTAACCGTTTAATATGTTGGTTGATTGATTTGTCATCCACCGCCCATGAAGTTCAGTACTCCAgtttttaattttcttgttaAACGACAACAGATTGAGTTTGTATAAGCGGCATGACTATGATCGAGAGAAACAGGGCCGGTCCTGATAGGGAAGCACGACATGGTGCAACAAAGGCCCAGGGGAAACAAAAAGCCTTGTTATGCTTGGGGTTTTTTTAAAAGAGAAATCATTGTGACGGTTAAAGTGTAATTAACATAAATAATAGGATAGAAATTTAATAATATTTGGAGGATCTTAGAAGAAATATTAAATAGTCGGTTGtgcttaatttttcttttttcttagctCCTTTCTTCTCTTATATTTCTAGTTTTCTTCCTCATCCGTGTGCACCACCACCTCTACTAGGCACTACACCTACTAGAGTGTTACTATCCacccttttttttccttcttatttcCCCTTACAGTTATCACTCGACGTGCCAATGAGGTTGGCCGGAGTATACCAACTTCCtaattgttggatattttcagtaatattgTCAGAATTGTTTGCACTTacagatgcatgtaaggaggcggaATGGCTTAGAAATTTACTAGTAGAATTTCCATTATGGATGAAGCCAACTCCTTATGTTATGATTAACTGTGACAATCAGGCTACGCTCTATAAGGTCTCaaacaagacttataatggaaagtcaagaCATGCTAGTCTTAGAAATCAGATTGTCAGACAATTACTCAAAAGGGGAGTAGTTGCAGTAAACTATATTGAATCGAAAAATAACTTGGCAGACCCCTTCACAAAGTGACTACCAAAGGATGTGCATTCAATAAAGTGTAAGGAGATGGGACTCAGGTCTGTGAAAGAAGTTTGATCACCAATAACGGAAACCCAACTTATGTTatattttgaaaaagataaattaaattcAATGTGGTATTAACAAGTTAATGCAGTGGTTATGGTACACTAAACTAAAATATTCCATTGTCCTTCTAGTGTAGTGATTCTGCATGATCTTAgggatggatgaaaatccttattaagtctaacttttatcacaaggtgtctcgcagaagcaccttcgagacttacctatatgagtatttgGAAATCAGACTGTTTCCTATGAGAATAAGACCGTTCTCAGAAAaaaagactcatgaatccaggagaaagcacatggccattaatgtgcgagctacggaacacaatacttcctcaaatcaatatgtgtggaggttCCGGCTTTATCACAatgggtacttggttcaagattaAATTCACCATAGGACCTCGATGAAGCTTTGAATATCTTACACTAAGTGGAGGTTCAAACCCAAAaggtacctatcatttatgtattggtttccacgatgatgctttgtctcaacttagcttgaactacgttggcttgatcccactcgggtatgtAGGCAGTCACTTAGGTGATGCAGCCACTCCAATTTTTAAAACTtttattccttatttttgttttttgaaaataaggggagaatgttggatattttcaataaacCCTTTGAATTGTAGGAATTTAGGCTGTTCCCGGGGTTTCTATTGTCTGTTAGAAAAACTGAACAGAAATCTCGTTTCACCAATGGACGCATTGAAGGAAGAGACGCGTTTGTTCACTCTGAAAAGATGCATGTAGAGATGAAGAGTCATCTCCAAAGAGTGTGATGTCCTCTTTAAATAGGAGACTTGTTTTTCATTCAAGATATATCTCAACtctctctgttttctttcttacaatcatcatcagaaacaaaaccaGTGTGTTCCTGGTTGGATCAAGGTCGTACAATCTTTGAATCCAACACTGTTGTGGGGATTTAAGTATCCTGGCGGCGATATTCATTAATctgtttgtactcgccaattcaatTGGGAAAGGGTTGAataattatcaaaaaaaatctttTATTAGAGCTTTGAACCATAATAtaacattcttttcttcaccctgtTTTAGTGTCACTTTTACAACACTACTGAGTTCACATGTCTATGAATTTGCCAATTCCCATTTTACTAGTATATCAAATCTGAGAAGCATTTTTGTGAATCAGTGCATCTGCATCACCAAAAAAAGAAAGTACATGTGAGACCACCATCACGCTGCGGCACCATGGACGCTTAGCATCACCATGGGAACTCAACTTCTCCGCATAGAGTGAGCTACGAACTACGTATTTAAATTACAGATCATGTACGTTTGACTCGAtgcatatgtatttgtaggtacaCGAATTAGGTTCGCCATGTGTCGGAAATAAAGAGAAGAAATAGGAATATAAAATCTCACTAAAAGATCCCAGTCAGAAACTTGTCaattcaaatgtcagaattatcTCGTCATCGATTTCCCTTGCGAAGTACAAAGAGAGTGAGTGCGGAAGCGAAGAAACTCGCACCAAGTTGAAGTATCCAACAAGATATCAAGGACGAAGTCGTAAGGGACGAAGTAATATTACTTGGACGAAAAGATAATCCATGAGatagataaattatggagcaagaaagagacaggtgtcccgacaagcccaTGTGAAGTAAGCGAAAGAAGGCGAAAAACTTTATGCAAAACGGTCTGGGCGAAGTGTAAAGCGTTACTGCGATAATGCGACGATATACAATGCAAGGGGGATCGGATTTTTGGAGAATGGGAGAGCTTAACCTAGGGGAGATATTAGGGTTTTGTGGTACTCAAGAACTTGTATCTTTGTTACTTTGAATGATTCATCAATAAGAATTCTCGGTGTTTACTTTACTTaatatgtcttagatcttggttaCTATCACTTCGGGTGTACTACtagatttccagtagttacattttggcgtccagaaacaggacttagattggggattcatcctcatctaaggagtGGAGAGAAGCTAAAGTTTTAGGAGTAATAGATATTGGCGAGACATCTTAGCTAAAGTTGTGGGAGTAAGAGATTTTAGAAAACATCCCTTTTCAGATTAAGTTTTAGAGAAAAACCAATATTGAAATTAGGATAATTCGATGATAAGAACACCAGATCGGGCGGCACACATGATAGCGACGAGGATAAGTAAACAATTAGAGGCCAAACGAGGAGGAAGAATGGAAAAGGGAGGAACTTAAGCTGCATGGGAAAGGCAACGGCAGACTGAGGAGGCCAACGAAGATCATTTTCGAGAAGGTTCTGCACACACTTCTGACACGGACACCATTGCAGAAGAAGAAATGACTCATGAGGAATTGGGGGAGAATATCGGTGAAGAAGATTTGACATTGGACCAGCTGAGGGAAATGCTCCGTCTTGAAAGGGAACGAGATAGAGATCTGGCGGAATAGCATGCCCGATTAACGAGGCAAAATACCAGGTTAATGTTGCAAAATCGTCAACTGAACGAAGAAGCAGCAACTGACGTCACGGATTCGGAGATGAACGTGATATCATCAGATGAAGAAGAGTTACGAAAAAGAAGATACACCCGCGAGGACGACGGAGGATAGCAAAGAAATAAGCGAGGAAGAGAAAACAGTGAAGAGAGAAGATTAAGAAGAGCATTGGAGATATCAAGCTGGGAAGATTAAAGGTGAAGATATGAAGAAGAACAGAAGCGTGAGGAAAAtgagaggagaagagaagatgaaagacaTCTTGAATTCAGCCGGAAGGATGAGAAATAAAGGAGTGTGGTGAAGGAAGGCTTAGTGTGATGAGAGGAGATCAAGGGGAGAGAAACGGAGGGAACCTGAACCAGGAAGTCTTGGACGAGATACGAGATATGAGAACACTGATAAAAAATTCGCGAAGAGGCAGCAGAATGTAAATGGCGGAGGCAATAGAAGAGGCCGATAAATCTCCATTTACCTATGAAATAATGAACGCGGATATCCCAGAGAAATGTGTTTTACCAACGCTACCAAGCATATTCGGCGGGTATGAAAGTGTTGTGCAACACTTGAAACAATACACCCTTTCGTTGATGCAATGGGGATGAAATGATGCGGTACTTTGTCGATACTTCCCCGCCAGCTTGGCCGGGGAAGCGTTGGCCTGGTTTGATGGGCTACAGGAAAGATCAATTTCGTCGTTTAAAGACTTACAGAGGATGTTCTTGACCACTTATATAACTAACAACATGTTGAGGCCGGGGATTGAGACTCTATTCAATTTGAGAAGGAGACCCACAGAAAGCCTGCGAGGATTGGTGACAAGGTGGAGAACGGTATGCAGCGAGCTTGCAGGGAGAGTTGACGAGAAAAATTTCGTCCTATCTTTCGTGAACGCTTTAATCCCAACTGACCTGCTGTACACTCAAATATTCACTATTCAAAACTCGTTGACGATGAATGAATTGAGAGAATACCAAGAGGAGTACATATCCTTGGAAGAAAAGCAGAGGCAAGTTTTCGAAGTCGCACCAATTCCAAcaaaagaaggaaattcaaggaTATTACCAAGGACAGTGCATGTCGTGGAGAATAATTCGAATCATGAGAAAGGGGAGCCTTCAACTCCAGTCCCGGCGAAACTTGTAGCTGTATCAAGTGGAGATCAAGAATGAATTGATCAACAAAGATATGAGGAGTCACGACGAATGAATTACGAGCCACGAAATTACAATACGGGGTATCAACAAAGGAATAATCAAGGACCTAAATTTGGAGAGCGGCGACCAAATGTGCCAGATTTCGAAGATCTGAAGCTCCCAAGGCTTAACACGACTGTAGAAAAGGTATGGGAGGAAATAGTATTAACAAGGAGATCCCACCACCACCCAATTTGGGAAGAGAGCCACCCCAGGGACCAGGAGTCATGAGTTCTGTAGATATCATCATTTCCACGGGCACCACACAAGGGACTGTCGAAACATTCGACGAATTATACTTCGTCTGATAGGACAGGGAAAACTCGCACATTTTTTGGAAGGCTATGtgccaccaccagcaccaccacttCGTGACAATCAGAAGATATACCGAACTGAAATATATCGAGGATCAAAAAATCCTAATTGTAATACAATAATACACGCAGCGAAGAGCATCCAAAATTTCCATGACAACATACTTAAAAGAGTACATAAGAGGGACTTCGAAGGCAATGAGATATTCAGCGTTACAACAAGAGAACCATTATAGGaatggaagaaaagaaaaataacgtTCTCAGCAAAGGATGCGCCCGAAGGAGGAAGTTCTCACACAAACCTCTTGGTTGTAACCCTGAATTTTGGGAAATACTCAAAGTGGGAGGAAGATCAAgctgaaaagaagaaaatctgGGCAATTAACAGGATCTTGGTGGATACGGGGAGATCGGTCGATATACTCTTTTATCACACCTTTAAAACCATGGGGTACAAAGATTCGGACCTCTTGCCATCAACGTATAACATATATGGGTTTAATGGAGTTGCATCTAAGCCGAAAGGAGAACTAGTGTTAAAAAAATTTGCTAGCGAGCTGGAAACGAAAGTCACAGTCTGCGTGATAGACATAGACTCACCATACAATCTCTCATAGGGAGACCATGGATACACAGAATAAAAGGGATTGCCTCTACACATCATCAAGCAATACGAAATCCCATGCCAAGTGCGATTGGAAAAATAAGAGGAGATCTCTTGGATGCGCAAGATTGCATCAAGAAGGGTGTCCATAACTATAAGGAGAAACAAAGAGAGAAAATCGAGCAAAGGAAGAAGGCGTGTGAAGAAAGAAGAGCGGAGCAACTGATGGTATTAACAATCGGTACATGTGAAGAGTTCGACGCAACACGGAGGGACATAGGCGAGGAAGAAAAAATGACGAGTGATGGTGAGAAGGAGCGCGAGATGACTCAAGAAAAGGGAGGTCCAGCTAAGGTAAAGCAAAGTGGAAGGGCAAAGAAAAGAAAGACGACTGAGGAAAGCATGATGTCGAGAAGTGAGAAAGAAACCCCTATCATAAAAGAAAAACGAGCCCCGCGAGGAGGAGAAAAGATAAACATTTCAAAGCATAAAATGGCATTGAAACAAAAGGCTGATAAGAGCGTTGAGTTGCATGATTCCATAGGTAAAGTGGAAAGGgattacgaagaagaagaaatggagcgATTGAAGGAGGAACTCTACCAAGAAAGACGAAAAAGGGAAGACTTAGTGAAGGAGCGCATAAggatggaaagacaaaa includes the following:
- the LOC113285434 gene encoding uncharacterized protein LOC113285434; its protein translation is MDAESSSNESQPKMESTMEYPFGADIKVLRIKSSALWSMSGGGCHGHDMNQTVSIVRRGDFSFHVIIQTQSRITLTICMVDDLQWPITKDTPVIRVGLRSFAFAMPGLLYGLQFTDDGCQKDLEAFVKLLVRFGHYEDHSPGREATAGMQYTLQEEDDANFWATSQYKIDNITQPFLTQLGAITDYKSHLMTSYCMVNLETSNRQRSLKVVRMSAITKMISKGILVGGIHPNEHIELFYSPNHFTFLNTNYSEEDTNYGIDSRASPTIFAFSDIVEAIEAYGVVVSGKYQSMPPYEPKWNPLPNITFWNISKAGLIRILQVMVASATMNINHEVTGDSTDQENKPIMRDIKNEHHQNVSVEPMNEDSNIFAPKEIAGGNVSPAHHEFMEEEVRPQVEEREGFHNAEENDEVLTAPIREIKFPIINDPDTNGAVRPEMNRVEELREACAGMEVA
- the LOC113290487 gene encoding Werner Syndrome-like exonuclease, coding for MYHAEFRSKRVISLDIKWNSASPDSKVATLQLCHESRCIIIQLLHLDLIPNSLRNLLSDRSITFVGVGITQDIAKLDRDYGFKCWAGNELGALSNRFFGRPKVTQLNCGAEFASTMHKLFELPVGKPVNVARSDWSRNILGIEQIKYAAIDAYVYFQYGEHLCQLLRLRGENI